A stretch of Plodia interpunctella isolate USDA-ARS_2022_Savannah chromosome 15, ilPloInte3.2, whole genome shotgun sequence DNA encodes these proteins:
- the LOC128675913 gene encoding alpha-(1,3)-fucosyltransferase C-like, with product MSQQWVVYHHNLYNYSTIFLSLLCVYCIFTYVYVNANFNDYQKTYYILQWTSNLTPPLRYMGIGSSKFIELNCPYQNCYVTHNKTFLSDTEDFDAIVFNGKCDLTSKKDYLPRKRSLSQKFVFAMTEPVAMFIYCDKILENLFDWTWTYKLTSDIRWSYIKIYDLDGYEMGPEMEMVWLENMKPIRDKKVKAILDGKSKAAAWFVSRCGSSGKREKFVDMLKPELTELDLTLDVYGRCGDLECPKKNQKACNELVKRDYYFYLSFENSIATDYVTEKLLIALNNYAIPVVYGGANYSRFLPPGSYLNARELGPGQLARTMKDIIGNKTRFHNFFRWRNHYRYERGERDSEICNICIALNDNKPTNSNLRGGFRKWWTGEYSYRCFPNENEE from the exons ATGTCACAGCAATGGGTCGTATATCATCataacttatataattattcaaccatatttttaagtttattgtgtgtctattgtatttttacatacgTATATGTGAACGCAAACTTTAACGACTatcaaaaaacttattatattttacaatggaCTTCAAATCTAACGCCACCGCTCCGTTACATGGGCATAGGATCAAGTAAGTTTATTGAATTGAACTGCCCATATCAAAACTGTTACGTTACTCACAACAAGACTTTTTTAAGTGATACTGAAGATTTCGATGCAATAGTGTTTAATGGCAAGTGCGACTTAACGTCGAAAAAGGATTATTTGCCCCGAAAAAGATCGCTCTcacaaaagtttgtttttgcaATGACGGAACCGGTtgctatgtttatttattgcgaTAAAATCTTGGAGAACTTATTTGACTGGACGTGGACTTATAAACTTACTTCAGACATTCGATggtcttatataaaaatatatgacttGGACGGCTATGAAATGGGCCCAGAAATGGAAATGGTCTGGCTTGAAAATATGAAGCCAATTCGAGATAAAAAAGTTAAGGCTATATTGGATGGCAAATCCAAAGCGGCTGCATGGTTTGTATCACGATGTGGAAGTTCAGGGAAAAGAGAAAAGTTTGTCGATATGTTGAAACCAGAGTTAACAGAATTGGATCTAACGTTGGACGTGTACGGAAGGTGCGGTGATTTGGAATGCCCGAAGAAAAATCAAAAAGCGTGTAATGAATTGGTTAAAAGAGACTATTATTTCTACTTATCTTTTGAGAACTCTATCGCGACGGACTATGTGACGGAGAAACTTCTGATTGCACTGAATAATTACGCCATTCCTGTGGTTTACGGCGGTGCAAATTATTCTAG GTTTCTCCCTCCAGGCAGCTATCTAAACGCGCGTGAGCTTGGCCCGGGGCAGCTAGCGAGGACCATGAAGGATATAATTGGAAACAAAACCAGATTCCACAATTTTTTCCGCTGGCGAAACCATTACAGATACGAACGAGGAGAGAGAGATTCTGAaatttgtaacatttgtaTCGCGCTGAATGATAACAAACCTACTAATTCAAATCTTCGCGGTGGATTCAGAAAGTGGTGGACTGGCGAATATAGCTACAGATGTTTTCCAAACG AGAATGAAGAATGA